A genomic stretch from Methylophilus medardicus includes:
- a CDS encoding DUF58 domain-containing protein, translated as MRHPTALVHADFEPRQFFYNVHWRAQSYHVGANLTNHAGNGSDFAGFASLLACPDPKRIDIRASVRTVPKQWLVRTYLERAAVRVYAIVDLSSSMWFEGEAHMRQQVTEFVCSLAWSANRQGDAFGMCGADTAEQAAWQVLPSFQPGTAQALAQQVTQYWQQAASQPHAAGRTASGLPQTIMSLGPQRALVFLVSDFYWPDALLQQTLTAAQQHDVVPVVLRDRTATTGLPAFGWARLRDMETGEVRSWMLRRRLHQQIADHAAQQTDVLNASLLKAGTRSPLWLNPGWRAEDVSRHLMETMA; from the coding sequence ATGCGTCATCCTACCGCGTTGGTACATGCTGACTTTGAGCCGCGCCAGTTTTTCTACAATGTGCACTGGCGCGCTCAGTCCTATCATGTCGGGGCTAACTTGACCAACCATGCTGGCAATGGCAGTGACTTTGCTGGTTTTGCCTCGTTACTGGCATGCCCTGACCCGAAACGCATCGACATCCGTGCCAGTGTGCGCACGGTGCCCAAGCAGTGGTTAGTCAGAACCTATCTCGAACGCGCCGCTGTCAGGGTATACGCCATTGTTGATCTCTCAAGCTCAATGTGGTTTGAGGGTGAGGCCCATATGCGCCAGCAAGTAACTGAATTTGTTTGCTCGCTCGCGTGGTCTGCCAATCGGCAAGGCGATGCGTTCGGCATGTGCGGCGCAGATACCGCTGAACAAGCGGCATGGCAAGTGTTGCCTAGTTTTCAGCCGGGGACAGCGCAGGCGCTGGCACAGCAAGTCACACAATATTGGCAACAAGCGGCGTCACAGCCTCATGCAGCAGGGCGCACGGCCAGCGGACTCCCGCAAACAATAATGTCGCTCGGTCCGCAACGGGCGCTGGTGTTTTTGGTATCTGATTTTTACTGGCCGGATGCCTTGCTGCAACAAACCCTAACCGCGGCGCAGCAGCACGATGTGGTCCCAGTTGTCCTCCGCGACCGCACAGCCACGACTGGCTTGCCTGCTTTTGGCTGGGCGCGCCTGCGCGATATGGAAACCGGTGAAGTGCGAAGCTGGATGCTTAGACGGCGATTGCATCAGCAGATTGCTGACCATGCTGCCCAGCAAACCGATGTGCTCAATGCCAGCTTATTAAAAGCGGGTACGCGCTCACCCTTGTGGCTCAACCCGGGTTGGCGCGCCGAAGACGTCAGTCGTCATTTAATGGAGACCATGGCATGA
- a CDS encoding AAA family ATPase, whose translation MEKQIALSEWRERACAFEQALNSVVLGMSAQVRALTIAIFSRGHVLLEGDVGVGKTTLLRAAAQLLGGGYQRIEGAIDLMPSDFLYHAYIDEHGQAAVQPGPLLQHDDALAVFFFNEINRARPQAHALFLRLMAERSVNAFNREYRFPHLTVFADRNRLEREETFEIPAAARDRFLMEISVQAPDARDLQRALMFDTRFYDVDALISSLPAGLTPYDQLNAVAETIQASVRAELPLQEYAVDLWRVLKDPLAAGIQLPDVDMSRLLAGGASPRGTAMLMRSARTRAWIEGRDYLTPDDIRAVWPFVMTHRVFFNGTYALQHARLAPLLLRAVLDKVSAP comes from the coding sequence ATGGAAAAACAAATAGCGTTATCTGAATGGCGTGAGCGCGCATGTGCGTTTGAGCAGGCCTTGAACAGTGTTGTGCTGGGGATGTCCGCGCAGGTACGCGCATTGACGATTGCGATTTTTTCACGCGGGCATGTGTTGCTGGAAGGCGATGTCGGCGTAGGTAAAACCACTTTACTTCGCGCCGCTGCGCAATTGTTAGGGGGCGGCTACCAGCGCATTGAAGGGGCGATTGATTTGATGCCCAGCGATTTTCTTTATCATGCCTATATCGATGAGCACGGACAAGCCGCGGTGCAGCCCGGCCCGCTATTGCAGCATGATGATGCACTGGCTGTATTTTTCTTTAATGAAATCAATCGTGCCCGGCCGCAGGCACATGCCTTGTTTTTGCGGCTGATGGCTGAGCGTTCGGTCAATGCCTTTAACCGCGAGTATCGTTTTCCGCACCTCACCGTATTTGCCGACAGGAATCGCCTAGAACGTGAAGAAACCTTTGAAATCCCAGCTGCTGCCCGTGATCGCTTTTTAATGGAGATTTCGGTGCAGGCCCCCGATGCGCGTGACCTGCAACGGGCGTTGATGTTCGATACCCGTTTTTATGATGTCGACGCATTGATCAGCAGCCTGCCGGCAGGGTTAACGCCTTACGATCAACTGAATGCGGTGGCAGAAACCATACAGGCGTCGGTGCGGGCAGAGTTGCCATTGCAGGAATATGCCGTTGACCTTTGGCGCGTGTTAAAAGACCCGTTGGCCGCAGGTATCCAGCTGCCAGATGTGGATATGTCACGCTTGTTGGCTGGCGGTGCCAGCCCGCGTGGCACCGCCATGTTGATGCGCAGTGCGCGCACGCGTGCCTGGATCGAAGGCCGTGATTATTTAACGCCGGATGATATCCGTGCCGTGTGGCCGTTTGTGATGACCCATCGTGTCTTTTTCAATGGCACTTATGCCTTGCAACACGCTCGACTGGCGCCCCTGCTGCTGCGCGCGGTTCTCGACAAAGTATCTGCGCCTTAG
- a CDS encoding methanol dehydrogenase [cytochrome c] subunit, whose protein sequence is MKHVLTLLAMAGVFALSNQALAYDGQNCKEPGNCWEAKPGYPEKIAGSKYDPKHDPVELNKQEEAIKAMDARNAKRIANAKSSGNFVFDVK, encoded by the coding sequence ATGAAACACGTACTGACATTACTGGCAATGGCCGGTGTGTTTGCACTGTCCAATCAGGCACTGGCTTATGACGGTCAAAACTGTAAAGAGCCAGGCAATTGCTGGGAAGCCAAGCCCGGCTACCCGGAAAAAATTGCGGGTTCGAAATATGACCCAAAACATGATCCGGTAGAACTCAACAAGCAAGAGGAAGCCATCAAAGCCATGGATGCACGCAATGCAAAACGTATTGCCAATGCTAAATCCAGCGGTAATTTCGTGTTTGACGTGAAGTAA
- the moxG gene encoding cytochrome c(L), periplasmic, with amino-acid sequence MATFLTVACAREDAASAQTATYTAPKQAAPTHLALKDGPAMEFRGTLSGDVLELSPMEGETFTPEAKHFMATGENPYKGDAEAVKKGYTIFSTACSGCHGHLAEGKLGPALADAYWTYPKNETDKGIFETIYGGAAGMMGPQQGRLSVDEILHVIAWIRHQAEENLKTDGAAPHA; translated from the coding sequence ATGGCGACTTTTCTCACCGTGGCGTGTGCGCGGGAGGATGCCGCCAGTGCGCAAACCGCTACGTATACGGCGCCTAAGCAGGCTGCGCCTACACACTTAGCATTGAAAGACGGCCCCGCCATGGAGTTTCGCGGCACCTTATCAGGCGACGTGCTGGAATTATCCCCGATGGAAGGCGAGACCTTTACGCCAGAGGCCAAGCACTTTATGGCAACGGGGGAGAACCCCTATAAAGGCGATGCAGAAGCGGTGAAAAAAGGCTACACCATTTTTTCAACTGCCTGTTCTGGTTGTCACGGTCATTTGGCCGAGGGCAAGCTAGGCCCTGCGTTGGCGGATGCCTACTGGACCTATCCAAAAAACGAAACGGATAAGGGTATTTTTGAAACCATTTATGGCGGTGCGGCGGGCATGATGGGTCCGCAACAAGGACGCTTGTCGGTCGACGAAATTCTGCATGTGATTGCTTGGATTCGTCATCAGGCGGAAGAAAACCTGAAAACCGACGGTGCAGCCCCGCACGCCTAA
- the moxJ gene encoding methanol oxidation system protein MoxJ, which yields MLPEVKKSRRAWLSICLSVALGVCALPSLAANTLNICAGKTELPFSNDKKEGFENKIANVIGKALNMPVNYFWWTNPLVLQKDMEAGKCDVLIGTDPQDPRVLVTKPYYRSGYVFITRQDREIEVTSWDHPYLKQKNFRIGVMPDSPGKNMLLQINRFDDMFDYFTEIQNFQSTRNRYIHVEPSRLVNDVSNMHLHMAMLWAPEAARYVRSSEVPLKMVLVDDNAQKTNGEKIPMHYSVVMGVSKQHPELVDVLNRVIDAHGAEITSILKDEGIPLLSQ from the coding sequence ATGTTGCCTGAAGTGAAAAAAAGTCGTCGTGCATGGTTGAGCATTTGCTTGTCTGTGGCACTGGGCGTGTGTGCCTTGCCTAGTTTGGCGGCCAATACCCTGAATATTTGTGCCGGTAAAACCGAGTTGCCTTTTTCTAATGACAAGAAAGAAGGCTTTGAAAACAAAATTGCAAACGTGATTGGCAAGGCATTGAATATGCCGGTCAATTATTTCTGGTGGACCAACCCGCTGGTCTTGCAAAAAGACATGGAAGCGGGCAAATGCGATGTGTTGATCGGCACCGATCCTCAAGATCCGCGTGTGCTGGTGACCAAACCTTATTACCGTTCTGGCTATGTCTTTATCACGCGGCAAGACCGCGAAATTGAGGTGACTAGCTGGGATCATCCTTATTTAAAACAAAAGAATTTTCGTATTGGTGTCATGCCTGACAGCCCAGGTAAAAACATGTTGCTGCAAATTAATCGCTTTGATGACATGTTTGATTACTTCACCGAGATTCAGAACTTCCAATCGACACGTAATCGCTATATTCACGTCGAGCCATCTCGCTTGGTCAATGATGTCTCCAATATGCATCTGCACATGGCCATGCTGTGGGCGCCAGAAGCTGCGCGTTATGTGCGGTCGTCTGAGGTGCCATTAAAAATGGTGCTGGTAGATGACAACGCGCAAAAAACCAATGGCGAAAAAATCCCCATGCATTACAGCGTGGTGATGGGGGTCAGCAAACAGCACCCTGAGTTAGTCGATGTGTTGAATCGCGTGATTGATGCTCATGGCGCAGAAATCACCAGCATTCTCAAAGACGAAGGTATTCCGCTCTTGAGTCAGTAA
- a CDS encoding methanol/ethanol family PQQ-dependent dehydrogenase produces the protein MKKSSSRVLLGALLGGLFASVSSVAWADADLDKAVNTAGAWPIATGGYYSQHNSPLAQINKSNVKNVKAAWSFSTGVLNGHEGAPLVIGDMMYIHSAFPNNTYALNLNDPGKIVWQHKPKQDASTKAVMCCDVVDRGLAYGAGQIVKKQANGHLLALDAKSGKINWEVEVCDPKVGQTLTQAPFVAKDTVLMGCSGAELGVRGAVNAYDLKTGELKWRAFATGSDESIRLSKDFNKDNPHYGQFGLGLKTWEGDAWKIGGGTNWGWYAYDPKLNLFYYGSGNPAPWNETMRPGDNKWTMTIWGRDLDTGMAKWGYQKTPHDEWDFAGVNQMVLTDQPVNGKMTPLLSHIDRNGILYTLNRENGNLVVAEKVDPAVNVFKKVDLKTGTPVRDPEFATRMDHKGTNICPSAMGFHNQGVDSYDPESRTLYAGLNHICMDWEPFMLPYRAGQFFVGATLAMYPGPNGPTKKEMGQIRAFDLTTGKAKWTKWEKFAAWGGTLYTKGGLVWYATLDGYLKALDNKDGKELWNFKMPSGGIGSPMTYSFKGKQYVGSMYGVGGWPGVGLVFDLTDPSAGLGAVGAFKELQNHTQMGGGLMVFSL, from the coding sequence CGCAAATTAATAAATCTAACGTTAAAAATGTCAAAGCGGCATGGTCATTTTCGACCGGTGTGCTCAATGGTCACGAAGGTGCGCCATTGGTCATTGGCGACATGATGTACATCCACTCTGCGTTTCCAAACAACACTTATGCCTTAAATTTGAATGACCCGGGCAAGATCGTTTGGCAGCACAAACCTAAGCAAGATGCTTCTACCAAAGCCGTCATGTGTTGTGACGTGGTTGACCGTGGTCTCGCTTACGGTGCCGGCCAAATCGTGAAAAAACAAGCCAATGGTCATTTGCTGGCCTTGGATGCGAAAAGCGGCAAAATCAATTGGGAAGTTGAAGTCTGTGATCCGAAAGTGGGTCAGACACTGACACAAGCGCCGTTTGTGGCGAAAGACACTGTGTTAATGGGTTGCTCGGGTGCTGAGCTGGGTGTGCGTGGCGCAGTCAATGCCTATGATCTCAAAACAGGTGAATTGAAGTGGCGTGCATTTGCCACCGGTTCAGACGAGTCTATCCGCTTGTCAAAAGACTTCAACAAAGACAATCCACATTATGGTCAGTTTGGTCTGGGCTTAAAAACCTGGGAAGGCGACGCTTGGAAAATTGGCGGCGGTACGAACTGGGGTTGGTATGCCTATGATCCAAAATTGAACCTGTTCTACTACGGTTCAGGTAACCCAGCACCATGGAACGAAACCATGCGTCCCGGCGATAACAAGTGGACCATGACTATCTGGGGTCGTGATTTGGACACTGGTATGGCCAAATGGGGTTACCAAAAAACGCCACACGATGAGTGGGACTTTGCTGGGGTGAACCAGATGGTGCTGACTGATCAGCCTGTGAACGGCAAAATGACGCCGCTGCTGAGCCACATTGACCGTAACGGTATCTTGTACACCTTGAACCGTGAAAACGGCAACTTAGTGGTGGCTGAAAAAGTGGACCCAGCCGTCAATGTGTTCAAAAAAGTGGACTTGAAAACAGGCACGCCAGTACGCGATCCTGAGTTCGCCACACGTATGGATCACAAAGGCACCAACATTTGCCCATCCGCGATGGGTTTCCATAACCAAGGGGTGGATTCTTACGATCCTGAAAGCCGGACGCTGTATGCAGGCCTGAACCATATTTGTATGGATTGGGAGCCGTTCATGCTGCCATACCGTGCAGGTCAGTTCTTCGTCGGTGCCACACTGGCGATGTACCCAGGTCCCAACGGCCCGACCAAGAAAGAAATGGGTCAGATCCGTGCATTTGACTTGACCACTGGTAAAGCAAAATGGACCAAGTGGGAGAAATTCGCGGCTTGGGGCGGTACTTTGTACACCAAAGGCGGTTTGGTTTGGTACGCCACGCTGGACGGTTACCTGAAGGCTTTGGATAACAAAGACGGTAAAGAGTTGTGGAACTTCAAGATGCCATCCGGTGGTATCGGTTCTCCAATGACTTACTCCTTTAAGGGCAAACAGTACGTCGGCAGTATGTATGGCGTAGGTGGCTGGCCAGGCGTTGGTTTGGTGTTTGACCTGACCGATCCAAGTGCTGGTTTGGGTGCGGTGGGTGCGTTCAAAGAGCTGCAAAACCACACACAAATGGGTGGCGGTTTGATGGTGTTCAGCCTGTAA